A single window of Sphingobacterium sp. ML3W DNA harbors:
- a CDS encoding alpha/beta hydrolase: MKRNLSLIFVLLTLFAWTATFSQTTGKVFDNLSLHSKILHGERKFSVYLPPDYENSSRSYPVLYLLHGAGDDHTGWVQFGEVLHITDKAIKEGKATPMIIIMPDANSGQRGYFNSLAGDWNYEDFFFQELMPYVEKTYRTKAEKKYRAIAGLSMGGGGSFIYALHHPELFSSACPLSAYVGPLSLEEAKSRFVDAKSTASDGDILAYYKKHNVLSLLEEIPEDKKNAVRWYIDCGDDDFLYEGNSLVHIAMKKKEIPHEFRIRDGAHTWTYWRDSLPEVLSFITKEFHQY; this comes from the coding sequence ATGAAAAGAAATTTATCTTTAATTTTTGTTTTATTAACCCTATTTGCATGGACTGCTACCTTTAGTCAAACAACAGGAAAAGTCTTTGATAACCTAAGCTTACACAGTAAAATACTTCATGGAGAACGGAAGTTTTCAGTTTATTTACCCCCCGACTATGAAAACTCTTCAAGGAGTTACCCTGTCCTATACTTATTACATGGTGCCGGTGATGATCATACTGGATGGGTTCAATTTGGCGAAGTGCTTCACATAACCGATAAAGCGATTAAAGAGGGGAAAGCAACCCCTATGATTATCATTATGCCAGATGCCAATTCCGGACAGAGGGGCTATTTTAATTCCTTAGCAGGTGATTGGAATTACGAAGACTTCTTTTTTCAAGAACTAATGCCTTATGTTGAAAAAACATACCGTACAAAGGCTGAAAAAAAATATAGAGCGATAGCCGGATTGTCCATGGGCGGTGGGGGCTCATTTATATATGCATTGCACCATCCCGAACTTTTTTCTTCAGCCTGTCCCTTAAGTGCTTACGTAGGTCCATTATCATTAGAGGAGGCGAAAAGTCGGTTTGTTGACGCTAAATCAACAGCATCTGATGGAGATATCCTAGCATACTATAAAAAACATAATGTGCTATCACTGCTTGAAGAAATTCCTGAGGACAAGAAGAATGCGGTACGGTGGTATATCGATTGTGGAGATGATGATTTCTTATATGAAGGAAATAGTTTGGTTCATATTGCTATGAAAAAGAAAGAAATCCCCCATGAATTCCGAATTCGAGATGGTGCACATACATGGACGTATTGGAGAGATTCTTTACCAGAAGTACTATCTTTTATTACCAAGGAGTTTCATCAATACTAG
- a CDS encoding sensor histidine kinase has protein sequence MIGRFFRKFYLHIVIWTILLFLPFITYLYQPDKIADFKPYSALSHLANIIFLASNFYLLCYYVAPKYFFGRQKTFKLLIFLGFIAYVALNYAIVYFNPNGELTHFTKENILFVRLVIGPGIIYSLCMITSSMIFLYDEQARQKELNKQIALEKTKAELTILKLQISPHFLFNTLNNIRWLIRKQSPDSESTIIKLSEILRYILYEVDGPQVELFKEIEHMRNFIALQTLRLPIAGNVNLKIENDLKNRMIPPLLFIHFVENAFKYGVDSKTAPEITFEFVEITGGIAFTSRNRILVYNEPRASEGIGLTNVRRRLQLLYPNRHNLSIQSTDDGYFKVILKLTTDED, from the coding sequence ATGATTGGTAGATTCTTTAGAAAATTCTATTTGCATATAGTTATCTGGACCATACTATTGTTTTTGCCTTTTATTACCTATCTCTATCAACCAGATAAGATAGCGGATTTTAAACCCTACTCTGCATTATCTCACCTTGCAAACATTATATTTCTAGCGTCCAATTTTTACCTACTATGCTATTATGTGGCACCAAAATATTTCTTTGGTCGTCAAAAAACTTTTAAGCTGTTGATTTTTCTAGGTTTTATAGCCTATGTGGCACTAAACTATGCTATCGTATACTTTAACCCTAATGGCGAATTGACCCATTTCACAAAGGAAAACATACTATTTGTACGTCTTGTAATAGGGCCAGGCATTATTTATTCTCTTTGTATGATTACCTCTTCGATGATTTTTCTTTATGACGAACAGGCAAGGCAAAAGGAACTGAACAAACAGATTGCATTGGAAAAAACAAAAGCTGAACTAACAATTCTTAAACTTCAGATCAGTCCCCACTTTTTATTCAATACGCTCAACAACATTCGCTGGTTGATTCGTAAGCAATCGCCAGATTCTGAAAGCACAATAATCAAACTATCCGAAATATTACGGTATATTCTCTATGAAGTTGATGGCCCACAAGTAGAACTATTTAAGGAAATCGAGCATATGCGAAATTTCATTGCTCTACAGACCTTACGCCTACCTATAGCGGGTAACGTAAATCTCAAAATTGAAAATGATCTAAAAAATAGAATGATACCACCTTTATTGTTTATTCATTTCGTAGAAAATGCATTTAAATATGGGGTGGATAGCAAAACCGCTCCAGAGATAACGTTTGAATTTGTAGAGATAACGGGTGGGATAGCCTTTACATCCCGTAACAGGATATTGGTGTACAATGAACCACGAGCAAGTGAAGGCATCGGATTGACAAATGTACGGAGACGTTTACAATTACTCTATCCGAATAGGCACAACCTTTCTATCCAAAGCACTGATGATGGATATTTCAAAGTAATACTCAAACTGACAACCGATGAAGATTAA
- a CDS encoding GNAT family N-acetyltransferase — MNLILEKYVAIDYDIFKGLVMNDEIMKYISGNAWTEHQAREKFDVILATNNSEDGLGYFKVFNQEGDFVGYCKLERYKQDDSILEIGYVLKKEFWSMGIGSAICQVVLDRADKLFPAVDIIGIIDPENLASKKILEKFGFERSFLGIENDLPTEKLTLKKFHTI, encoded by the coding sequence ATGAACTTAATATTAGAGAAGTATGTAGCAATTGATTATGATATTTTTAAAGGGTTGGTCATGAACGATGAAATTATGAAATATATCTCGGGAAATGCATGGACAGAGCATCAGGCGAGAGAAAAATTCGATGTTATTCTTGCTACTAATAATAGCGAAGACGGGTTAGGATATTTTAAGGTATTTAATCAAGAAGGTGATTTTGTAGGCTATTGCAAATTAGAACGCTACAAGCAGGACGATTCAATACTTGAAATCGGTTATGTTTTAAAGAAAGAGTTTTGGAGTATGGGAATTGGATCGGCAATATGTCAAGTAGTCCTAGACCGAGCAGATAAATTATTTCCTGCCGTGGATATTATAGGAATCATAGACCCAGAAAATCTAGCGTCAAAAAAAATACTAGAGAAATTTGGTTTTGAACGTAGTTTTCTAGGAATAGAAAATGACTTACCAACCGAAAAATTGACACTAAAAAAGTTTCATACCATTTAA
- a CDS encoding outer membrane beta-barrel family protein, with protein MKRYISAVILATAIPTLHAQTPSSNRSSDITISEGRLLGQIVNNQGKPIAQASINLLQVINDNATGKQREVLLKSTSTREDGKFSFSNVSTSDKWKLRISSIGYTAIDLPVEYGTDNKISEKDLGAITLENDNRKLDEVIVTGRKALLEMDIDKKVFNVEKNIVATGGTAIDVFRNMPSVQVDIDGNVKLRNAAPTIFVDGKPTTLTPDQIPADVIEKVEIITNPSAKYDASGSMAGIINIILKKNKKTGYNGMVTAGGDRFGGTNFMGSLNARQDKLNISLTGMNMRMRTNSEGDSHRTSSINGINSSVDQDIEGKTKGMITFGRLGVDYDFSPRTSVSIAGILVEGKFTPNENTLISTQTGGNTSLSQRISDSERSFKPRGLQAGLVQKFKTEGEEFTVDFNYFGGQNNSKGRYSTNYLNDINQITGTQVQENIGSGENQFMTIQTDYVKPFQNGMKLETGLRAQINNLKNLNNNSLKAVGQDHFENISSASANYDSKNSVYAAYVSLGGNLKDWVSYKIGVRAESSTYDGELLNTNEKFHNRYPLSLFPSLFLSKKLSEKDQVQMSVTRRVNRPNFFQMIPFIDYTDSLNITRGNADLVPEFTTSGELSYSRTHGKGTFLVSVYYKKTNNLITRYLTQELNPITDKMDFINTYINANSSQNYGAEFTYTNSLKKWWDMTADLNFYNSKIEVDDSTPAEGMWTVFGKLNNTFNIKNNWNLQLAFEYQGKTNMPVTQGQTFGPPMNQAQSSSQGYIKPFYGVDLAIKKSFLKNQAASVTLAVNDIFRTRGNTIVSAGEGFSQTYYRISNPQLVKLNLSYRFGKMDMNIFKKNKNQNSMEGLQMQ; from the coding sequence ATGAAAAGATACATATCTGCAGTTATTTTGGCAACGGCTATCCCTACGCTACATGCCCAAACTCCATCGAGTAATCGTTCAAGTGATATCACCATTTCTGAGGGCAGGCTCTTAGGTCAAATTGTAAACAATCAAGGAAAACCTATTGCACAAGCTTCTATCAATCTCCTTCAAGTAATTAATGATAACGCTACAGGTAAACAAAGAGAGGTATTATTAAAAAGCACAAGTACACGGGAAGACGGGAAATTTAGTTTTTCAAATGTGTCAACCAGCGACAAATGGAAGCTAAGAATAAGCTCAATTGGTTATACAGCAATTGACTTACCTGTTGAATATGGTACAGATAACAAAATTTCGGAAAAAGATTTAGGTGCTATAACACTAGAAAACGATAATCGGAAACTGGATGAAGTAATTGTTACTGGGCGTAAGGCATTGCTAGAAATGGACATTGACAAAAAAGTATTCAATGTAGAAAAGAATATCGTAGCTACAGGCGGTACAGCTATCGATGTGTTTCGTAATATGCCATCTGTACAGGTCGATATCGATGGTAATGTCAAACTCAGAAATGCCGCTCCAACGATTTTCGTAGACGGAAAGCCAACAACGCTTACACCCGACCAAATACCGGCCGACGTCATCGAGAAGGTCGAAATTATCACCAATCCTTCTGCTAAATATGATGCTTCTGGAAGCATGGCTGGAATTATAAATATTATTCTCAAAAAAAATAAAAAAACTGGTTACAATGGTATGGTTACTGCCGGAGGAGACCGATTTGGCGGAACCAATTTTATGGGTAGCCTAAATGCGCGTCAAGATAAATTAAATATATCATTGACAGGAATGAACATGCGTATGCGTACAAACTCCGAAGGTGACAGCCATAGAACGAGCAGTATCAACGGCATAAATTCGAGTGTAGATCAAGATATTGAAGGTAAAACAAAGGGGATGATCACTTTTGGAAGACTTGGGGTAGACTATGATTTTAGTCCCCGTACTTCGGTCTCAATAGCAGGAATATTGGTTGAAGGAAAATTTACTCCAAACGAAAACACACTGATATCGACACAGACTGGTGGAAACACATCATTAAGCCAAAGAATCTCAGATTCGGAGCGAAGCTTTAAACCGAGAGGCTTGCAAGCTGGTTTAGTACAGAAATTCAAAACAGAAGGAGAAGAATTTACGGTTGACTTTAATTATTTTGGTGGACAGAATAATTCCAAAGGTCGTTATAGCACCAATTACTTAAATGATATAAATCAAATCACAGGCACACAGGTTCAAGAAAATATCGGTTCTGGTGAAAATCAATTTATGACGATTCAAACGGATTATGTCAAACCATTTCAAAATGGGATGAAGTTGGAAACTGGTTTGCGCGCTCAGATTAATAATTTAAAAAACCTGAATAACAATTCCCTAAAAGCAGTAGGCCAAGATCATTTTGAAAATATTTCATCAGCATCTGCCAATTACGATAGTAAAAATAGCGTTTATGCAGCATATGTTTCGCTAGGTGGAAATCTAAAAGATTGGGTGTCTTACAAAATTGGTGTCCGCGCAGAAAGTTCTACTTATGACGGAGAACTTTTGAACACAAATGAGAAATTCCATAATCGTTACCCACTTAGCTTATTTCCATCTCTGTTCTTAAGCAAGAAGCTATCGGAGAAAGATCAAGTTCAGATGAGTGTAACACGTCGTGTGAACCGTCCCAATTTTTTTCAAATGATTCCTTTTATTGATTATACCGATAGTTTAAACATCACCCGTGGTAATGCAGACCTGGTCCCAGAATTTACGACTTCAGGAGAACTTTCTTATAGCAGAACGCATGGCAAAGGAACTTTTCTTGTTTCAGTTTATTACAAAAAAACGAACAATCTGATTACACGCTATCTGACACAGGAGCTAAACCCGATCACAGATAAAATGGATTTCATCAATACCTATATCAATGCCAATTCAAGCCAAAACTATGGAGCGGAATTTACCTATACCAACAGCCTGAAAAAATGGTGGGATATGACAGCAGACCTTAACTTTTACAATTCAAAAATAGAGGTTGATGACAGTACTCCGGCCGAAGGTATGTGGACGGTTTTTGGAAAATTAAACAATACCTTCAATATTAAAAACAATTGGAATCTACAGCTTGCTTTTGAATATCAAGGCAAAACGAATATGCCGGTAACCCAAGGTCAAACTTTCGGTCCGCCTATGAATCAAGCTCAAAGCTCTTCACAGGGCTACATCAAACCGTTTTATGGAGTTGACCTTGCAATCAAGAAAAGTTTCTTGAAGAATCAAGCTGCTTCAGTAACACTAGCAGTAAATGATATTTTTAGAACCCGAGGTAACACAATTGTATCTGCTGGAGAGGGATTTTCCCAAACCTATTACCGTATCTCCAATCCTCAACTTGTCAAATTAAACTTATCATACCGTTTTGGGAAAATGGACATGAATATATTCAAGAAAAACAAAAATCAAAACTCAATGGAAGGTTTGCAGATGCAATAA
- a CDS encoding cupin domain-containing protein — MENELFHFENQNDWEVVGKGVKRQIAVHSPVMMLTKVKFEKGATGELHRHPQTQISYVKSGVFHYVIDDIMHVLHGGDSCIIPSNALHGCECIVAGELIDTFNPVREDFLIK, encoded by the coding sequence ATGGAAAATGAATTATTTCACTTTGAAAATCAAAATGATTGGGAAGTTGTAGGAAAAGGAGTAAAAAGACAGATTGCAGTACATAGTCCAGTCATGATGCTGACTAAAGTAAAGTTTGAAAAAGGTGCAACAGGTGAACTACATCGACATCCGCAAACCCAAATTTCTTACGTTAAATCTGGAGTTTTTCATTATGTAATTGATGATATTATGCATGTACTTCACGGAGGTGACAGTTGCATTATTCCTAGTAATGCTTTGCACGGCTGTGAATGCATAGTTGCAGGAGAACTTATTGACACATTCAATCCTGTTCGAGAAGATTTTCTTATAAAATAG
- a CDS encoding DUF1648 domain-containing protein, which translates to MLDFIKLQFSTEQMQDRPRVKIHLTSIDLTCEILGWILVLGMWLLTLNKYGTLPDRIPIHYNILGEADGFGKKSAIITLPLISSILFIVLTILNKFPHIFNYPTTIMEKDALKQYTNATRMLRCLKLVIVFTFGLILFKTIQISEDNSAKLGIWMLPLTLCLIIIPMIYFTIKSNRIKKFTEDIPDN; encoded by the coding sequence ATGTTGGATTTCATTAAATTGCAGTTTAGTACAGAACAAATGCAAGATAGGCCACGAGTAAAAATTCACCTTACATCTATTGATTTAACATGCGAAATACTAGGTTGGATCCTTGTGCTAGGTATGTGGTTATTAACGTTAAATAAATATGGCACATTGCCTGATCGTATTCCAATCCATTACAACATATTGGGAGAAGCTGACGGATTTGGAAAAAAGAGCGCTATTATTACGTTACCTCTTATTTCGTCTATTTTATTTATTGTATTAACGATTTTGAACAAGTTTCCACATATCTTCAACTATCCCACCACTATAATGGAAAAAGATGCCTTAAAACAATATACCAATGCAACCAGAATGCTCAGGTGTTTGAAATTGGTAATCGTGTTCACCTTTGGTCTGATTTTGTTTAAAACAATTCAAATCTCGGAGGATAACAGTGCCAAACTTGGGATATGGATGTTACCATTAACCTTGTGTCTCATTATTATTCCAATGATCTATTTCACCATTAAATCTAATAGGATAAAGAAATTTACAGAAGATATACCTGATAATTAA
- a CDS encoding LytR/AlgR family response regulator transcription factor, with protein sequence MKIKCILIDDEPFALNILEDDLLGFDNIEILRKFNAPTDVNDFLKNHPVDLIFLDIQMPEKLGTQFIRELEEPPLFIFTTAYHQYAVEGFELNAVDYLLKPISKERLTSAIRKVEDIMMMRAKQLPVDDHIVVNVEYKKIKILLNEISYIEGLKDYVKIYLINRDIPLLTRSNLRGMEKILPKTDFLRIHNSFIVNKNRIENVTQTKLTLSKTALPIGKKYIRNIELFHL encoded by the coding sequence ATGAAGATTAAATGTATACTTATCGACGACGAACCGTTTGCACTGAACATCTTGGAAGACGATTTGCTGGGTTTTGATAATATCGAAATACTACGCAAATTCAATGCTCCAACTGATGTTAACGATTTTTTAAAAAATCACCCCGTAGACTTGATTTTTTTGGATATACAGATGCCCGAAAAATTGGGGACACAATTTATCCGCGAACTTGAAGAACCCCCATTGTTTATTTTCACCACTGCTTATCATCAATACGCTGTGGAAGGATTTGAGTTAAATGCAGTCGATTATCTATTGAAGCCCATTTCCAAGGAACGATTGACAAGTGCCATTAGAAAGGTGGAAGATATCATGATGATGCGTGCAAAACAATTACCTGTGGACGATCATATTGTTGTCAATGTTGAATACAAAAAGATAAAAATATTACTCAATGAAATCAGTTATATTGAAGGTCTTAAGGACTACGTTAAAATCTATTTAATAAACCGGGATATTCCTCTTCTCACACGGAGCAACCTACGGGGTATGGAAAAGATACTCCCTAAAACCGATTTCTTAAGAATCCACAATTCCTTTATCGTCAACAAAAATAGGATTGAAAATGTGACTCAAACTAAACTCACATTGTCTAAAACAGCATTGCCAATAGGTAAGAAATATATCCGAAACATCGAACTTTTCCATTTATAG